Proteins encoded in a region of the Gammaproteobacteria bacterium genome:
- a CDS encoding PepSY-associated TM helix domain-containing protein encodes MIRKLFFWAHLTCGVVAGLVVLMMSATGVILTYERQILAWQESRAYSYEPESGQQRLPLESLLASAETEDFEASSVILNRDPAAPVILSAGRSGRLHLNPYTGTVHESVDDRLDRFFSAVTGWHRWFNVTGEGRSTARAVTGAANLLFLFLVLSGIYLWLPGIIRWATLRGRLWFHPNARSGQARDFNWHHVFGIWSAIPLAVIVATATVFNYSWANNLVYRLAGEEPPQRRSGSSPQPANQAAVSATAPSQSLDALFARVRESEYVGDWRAITITLPAAGADTVSFSIDQGSGGEPQKRHTLSLDRASGQVVAWQPFTSQSPGRQARSWVRFLHTGEALGLPGQTVAGLVSFFAVLMVWTGLALSLRRFLRFLRRVRERRNKSEDGNTTYA; translated from the coding sequence ATGATTCGCAAACTTTTTTTCTGGGCCCATCTCACTTGCGGTGTAGTGGCCGGACTGGTGGTTCTGATGATGTCGGCCACCGGGGTCATTCTTACCTACGAACGGCAGATACTTGCCTGGCAGGAAAGCCGGGCCTATTCCTATGAACCGGAATCCGGTCAACAGCGGCTGCCGCTGGAGTCATTATTGGCCAGTGCCGAAACTGAAGACTTCGAAGCCTCCAGCGTGATTCTGAACCGCGACCCGGCGGCACCGGTTATTCTCAGCGCCGGACGTTCAGGCCGCCTGCATCTCAATCCCTACACCGGCACCGTTCATGAATCTGTCGACGACCGCCTTGATCGGTTCTTTTCGGCTGTCACCGGCTGGCATCGCTGGTTTAACGTCACCGGAGAGGGCCGCAGCACTGCACGCGCCGTTACCGGGGCGGCCAATCTGCTGTTTCTATTCCTGGTGCTCAGTGGGATTTATCTGTGGCTGCCCGGCATTATTCGCTGGGCGACCTTGCGCGGGCGCCTGTGGTTTCATCCCAACGCCAGAAGTGGACAGGCCCGCGACTTCAACTGGCATCATGTGTTTGGCATCTGGTCTGCCATCCCGCTGGCAGTGATTGTAGCCACCGCGACCGTGTTCAACTACTCCTGGGCCAACAACCTGGTCTACCGACTGGCCGGCGAAGAACCCCCGCAGCGAAGGTCAGGTTCGTCGCCCCAACCGGCAAACCAGGCAGCCGTCAGCGCCACCGCCCCATCGCAGTCGCTGGATGCACTGTTTGCCAGGGTACGGGAGAGCGAATACGTCGGCGACTGGCGCGCGATCACCATCACCCTGCCCGCCGCTGGCGCCGACACGGTGAGCTTCTCGATAGATCAGGGCAGTGGCGGAGAGCCGCAAAAACGCCACACACTGAGCCTCGACCGGGCTTCCGGACAGGTCGTCGCGTGGCAACCGTTCACCAGCCAGTCACCCGGCCGTCAGGCCCGCTCCTGGGTGCGATTCCTGCATACCGGGGAAGCCCTGGGCCTTCCCGGTCAGACTGTTGCAGGCCTGGTATCTTTCTTTGCAGTATTAATGGTGTGGACCGGACTGGCACTCAGCCTGCGTCGCTTTTTGCGCTTTCTGCGCCGCGTGCGTGAGCGCAGGAATAAAAGTGAGGACGGCAATACGACCTATGCCTGA
- a CDS encoding TonB-dependent receptor — protein MTLKLRSSVVICGALLAVSSGEAVFAQDEGGLEEIVIFGRNTDLVGRAVSASVGYVGGADLLIRPLVKTSELLESMPGMVAVQHSGSGKANQYFLRGFNLDHGTDYTVHLDGVPLNMRSHGHGQGYLDVNGVIPETVEGIDFRKGPYYADLGDFSLAGASFINTIDRLDRPFLSGESGENGWGRYVGGLSHGLGDGTLTLIGEYKNYDGPWDQEEDLDHLAIWAKYLRPTDFGEIAFSLSGYQSNWQPTEQIPERLIGTTVCPDAFCSLDPTAEGETSRWLASAELTGGNWSANLYSQYYDWTMSSNPTYDAQINQFDKRWIVGGRADKALLERDEFLLTAGAEIRYDDGERIGVEAFERGRYTGEISASEISEFSVGPFLDASWYATDDLRVNAGVRYDYYDFDVTPLNALSARGKKSDSEVSPKVGLAYMALDNLELYYNWGRGFHSNDARGVVNQVDPVPGISTGTGYEIGGRLSLGDFKFTSAYWWLDQDSELIFVGDSNSVEPKGASEREGYELTLFWRPRDWFAVDASYNASDARYLDNPEGDYVEQAVEEAAQLGFAVTRPNWDASLRVRYLGPYALDAANLRRGDSLTTANFRSAYHWNSLTLFLEVINLFDTDGKEIVYYYPAYVEGADVPGLSSEDIDCEATNCFMSRATIPRALRMGVRFEF, from the coding sequence TTGACTCTGAAGTTAAGAAGTTCAGTCGTGATCTGCGGTGCGCTGCTGGCAGTATCGAGTGGGGAAGCAGTTTTTGCACAGGACGAGGGGGGGCTCGAGGAGATCGTGATCTTCGGCCGCAATACCGACCTGGTCGGGCGGGCGGTTTCCGCCAGCGTCGGTTATGTTGGTGGTGCCGATCTGCTTATCCGCCCGCTGGTAAAGACGTCGGAACTGCTGGAATCCATGCCGGGCATGGTGGCTGTGCAGCATTCGGGCAGCGGCAAGGCCAATCAATATTTTCTTCGCGGCTTCAACCTGGACCATGGCACCGACTACACCGTGCACCTGGATGGCGTGCCACTGAACATGCGCTCCCATGGGCATGGTCAGGGCTACCTGGATGTGAACGGGGTGATTCCGGAAACCGTGGAAGGTATCGATTTTCGCAAGGGGCCCTACTATGCTGACCTGGGTGATTTCTCCCTGGCCGGCGCTTCTTTTATAAATACCATAGACCGACTGGACAGGCCCTTTTTATCCGGCGAATCCGGAGAGAATGGCTGGGGGCGCTACGTAGGCGGATTAAGCCACGGGTTGGGCGACGGCACCCTGACACTGATTGGTGAGTACAAGAACTACGACGGACCCTGGGATCAGGAAGAGGACCTTGACCATCTGGCTATCTGGGCAAAGTACCTGCGTCCGACGGATTTCGGCGAGATAGCGTTTTCCCTGTCCGGTTATCAGAGCAACTGGCAACCCACCGAACAGATCCCGGAACGGCTGATCGGCACAACTGTGTGTCCCGATGCCTTCTGCAGTCTCGATCCGACTGCCGAGGGTGAAACTTCCCGCTGGCTTGCATCCGCCGAACTGACTGGTGGTAACTGGTCCGCCAATCTCTATAGTCAGTATTACGACTGGACCATGTCTTCAAACCCTACCTATGACGCCCAGATAAATCAGTTCGATAAACGCTGGATAGTGGGTGGCAGGGCAGACAAGGCTCTGCTGGAAAGGGATGAATTTCTGCTGACCGCCGGGGCGGAGATTCGCTACGATGACGGCGAACGAATTGGCGTCGAGGCTTTCGAACGGGGAAGGTATACCGGCGAAATTTCCGCCAGCGAAATCTCGGAATTTTCCGTCGGACCCTTTCTGGACGCATCCTGGTATGCGACTGACGATCTGCGGGTAAACGCCGGCGTGCGCTACGATTACTACGACTTCGATGTCACACCGCTGAATGCGCTCAGTGCCCGGGGCAAAAAGTCGGACAGTGAAGTTTCGCCCAAGGTCGGGCTGGCTTACATGGCGCTGGACAACCTGGAGCTTTATTACAACTGGGGGCGTGGCTTTCATTCCAACGATGCCCGTGGCGTGGTGAATCAGGTTGATCCGGTACCCGGCATCTCCACCGGCACCGGGTACGAAATAGGGGGTCGCCTGAGCCTGGGCGACTTCAAGTTCACCAGTGCCTACTGGTGGCTGGATCAGGACAGCGAACTGATTTTTGTGGGGGATTCCAACTCGGTTGAGCCAAAAGGCGCCTCGGAGCGCGAGGGGTACGAACTGACCCTGTTCTGGCGCCCCAGGGACTGGTTTGCTGTGGACGCCTCCTATAATGCCAGCGATGCCCGCTACCTGGATAATCCGGAGGGTGACTACGTGGAGCAGGCTGTGGAAGAGGCCGCACAATTAGGGTTCGCCGTTACCCGGCCGAACTGGGATGCCAGCCTGCGGGTACGCTATCTGGGGCCCTATGCACTGGACGCGGCGAACCTGCGTCGGGGTGATTCCCTGACAACAGCAAATTTCCGGAGTGCTTACCATTGGAATTCGCTGACGCTGTTTCTTGAGGTGATCAACCTGTTCGACACGGACGGCAAGGAAATTGTTTACTACTACCCGGCCTACGTGGAAGGCGCCGATGTGCCCGGTCTGTCCTCGGAGGACATTGACTGTGAGGCCACCAACTGCTTCATGAGCCGGGCGACCATTCCCCGTGCGTTGCGCATGGGTGTGAGGTTTGAGTTCTAG
- a CDS encoding metallophosphoesterase, which produces MTERLDMKKIVARLLLCFLASLLSLSLLADPAWQNVVRTVAIGDVHGDYDNFFQVLRQAGIVNRRGNWIADDTHLVQMGDLPDRGPYTGKAIELLKKLERQAERRGGRVHALIGNHEAMNMLGDLRYVHPGEFEAFVTRNSAGLRERYYDAVVASRQAADSEFEADAQFRAQWEAQVPLGYVEHRLTWSPEGDYGSWVLGHNAVIKIDRVLFVHGGIGPEMLNLSLEDINTGVREELRQGEAGQFAEAEPGLATSEQGPLWYRGLASAAESLEAAHVDAALARFDVDHIVVGHTPGLGTIVPRFGGKVLVIDSGISGYYGGHLASLTVEDGQLFNTQQGQRLVIPVADADPIPYFEAVAELEPGVDALQRYLQNLRQPESAGEIPAISPSVP; this is translated from the coding sequence ATGACTGAACGGTTAGATATGAAAAAGATTGTTGCAAGGTTACTGCTGTGTTTTCTGGCCAGTCTGCTGAGCTTGAGTCTGCTGGCGGATCCTGCCTGGCAGAATGTCGTGCGCACGGTTGCCATCGGCGATGTCCATGGGGATTACGATAATTTTTTCCAGGTTCTTCGGCAGGCGGGGATCGTTAACCGGCGCGGCAACTGGATTGCCGATGATACTCACCTGGTGCAAATGGGAGATCTTCCTGATCGTGGCCCTTATACAGGCAAGGCCATCGAGCTCTTAAAGAAGCTGGAGCGGCAGGCCGAACGTCGCGGGGGCCGTGTGCACGCGCTGATCGGCAACCACGAAGCCATGAATATGCTGGGAGATTTACGCTACGTCCACCCGGGGGAGTTTGAGGCCTTCGTCACGCGCAATTCGGCGGGATTGCGGGAGCGTTACTATGACGCGGTGGTGGCGAGCAGGCAGGCGGCTGATTCTGAGTTCGAGGCCGATGCACAATTCAGGGCCCAATGGGAAGCACAGGTGCCGCTCGGTTACGTGGAGCACCGCTTGACCTGGTCTCCCGAGGGAGACTATGGCAGCTGGGTACTTGGGCACAATGCGGTAATCAAAATTGACCGGGTTCTGTTTGTCCATGGCGGCATCGGCCCTGAGATGTTGAATCTGTCCCTGGAGGACATAAACACCGGTGTCAGGGAGGAATTGCGCCAGGGGGAGGCAGGGCAATTTGCCGAGGCCGAACCCGGCCTGGCGACCTCTGAGCAAGGCCCGCTATGGTACCGGGGACTGGCCTCCGCTGCGGAGTCACTGGAAGCCGCCCATGTGGACGCAGCTCTGGCCCGCTTTGATGTGGATCATATCGTCGTCGGCCATACGCCAGGCCTGGGTACGATCGTGCCGCGATTCGGCGGTAAGGTGCTGGTCATCGACAGTGGTATTTCGGGGTATTATGGCGGCCACCTTGCCAGTCTTACAGTCGAGGATGGCCAGCTGTTTAACACCCAGCAGGGGCAGCGCCTGGTAATTCCGGTGGCTGACGCTGACCCGATACCTTATTTTGAAGCCGTCGCCGAGCTTGAACCGGGGGTGGACGCGCTGCAACGCTACCTGCAAAACCTTCGTCAGCCTGAGTCTGCTGGCGAAATTCCCGCAATCAGTCCGTCAGTTCCCTGA
- a CDS encoding PH domain-containing protein, whose translation MATYSRNPTMFKGNPLGFIGCILLIPVLGLGLFILLWWYFSARNTVFTVDENEIRFETGILSKEHSEINKSSIRSVKVKQSLLNRLFGVGTIEIYTAGDSPEIVAHGMPDPHLVRELTD comes from the coding sequence ATGGCAACCTATTCCAGAAATCCAACTATGTTCAAGGGCAACCCGCTGGGATTTATTGGCTGCATCCTTCTTATCCCGGTACTGGGATTGGGTCTTTTCATTCTGCTCTGGTGGTATTTTTCTGCCCGCAATACGGTGTTTACCGTTGACGAAAACGAGATTCGCTTCGAAACCGGAATACTCAGCAAGGAACATTCGGAAATCAATAAATCCAGTATCCGGTCAGTGAAGGTCAAACAATCCCTGCTCAACCGTCTGTTCGGCGTTGGCACAATAGAAATCTATACCGCTGGCGACTCACCGGAGATAGTCGCCCACGGCATGCCGGATCCACACCTGGTCAGGGAACTGACGGACTGA
- a CDS encoding ATP-binding cassette domain-containing protein, whose translation MACQELHIDNVHISLGERELLQLDRRVSGGEILTVMGPSGSGKSTLLAYLAGFLPAAFNADGSIWIGDRNLTCLPAEQRRLGLLFQDPLLFPHLSVAENLWFGMPAQRQDKQALATQSLREMGLEGFENRDPATLSGGQKSRVALLRTLLSEPVAVLLDEPFNKLDAGLRREVRETVFARLRNAGLPVVLVTHDQEDAEAAGGEVVSL comes from the coding sequence ATGGCTTGCCAGGAATTACACATAGACAACGTGCACATCAGTCTGGGCGAGCGGGAGCTGTTGCAGTTGGATCGGCGCGTCAGCGGGGGTGAGATACTCACTGTCATGGGCCCATCGGGATCGGGCAAATCAACCCTGCTGGCTTATCTGGCAGGCTTTTTACCGGCCGCTTTCAACGCCGACGGGAGTATCTGGATCGGAGATCGTAATCTGACCTGCCTGCCGGCAGAACAGCGAAGATTGGGATTACTGTTTCAGGACCCACTGCTGTTCCCCCATCTGTCGGTGGCGGAAAATCTCTGGTTCGGCATGCCTGCGCAACGCCAGGACAAGCAGGCATTGGCAACACAGAGCCTGCGCGAAATGGGCCTTGAAGGTTTCGAAAATCGCGACCCCGCCACCCTGTCCGGGGGACAGAAGTCGCGGGTGGCCCTGTTACGCACGCTATTGTCTGAACCCGTCGCCGTGTTACTGGACGAACCATTCAACAAACTGGATGCCGGCCTGCGCCGGGAAGTCCGCGAAACTGTCTTCGCTCGGCTCAGGAACGCAGGTCTGCCGGTAGTGCTGGTCACCCACGACCAGGAAGACGCCGAGGCAGCCGGGGGCGAAGTCGTCTCGCTGTGA
- a CDS encoding ABC transporter permease subunit: protein MLRLAYPVLFSLLLIVTALGLLVALLPALGYFPAIGGTELTFNHWQQLALVPGIGHSIQVSLLAGLVTPVISLAAVFLFLASASGGRLDSWIRRLASPVLAVPHAAAAFGLAFLIAPSGFLFRLVSPVPSGWERAPDLLIVNDSWGLSMITGLILKEIPFLLLMALAALPQLNPGERVRMARSLGYSPVIAWLKVVAPGLYPLLRLPLFAVIAFASATVDVAIILGPTLPPTLSVMLLSWFNDPDLQQRFLAGTAAMLQLALSLGAIGTWLLGERLIARLYHFWVARGTRSRGEWLLHLLGRTVLPLALGTMIISLIILLVHSLSGLWQFPAALPADWSLHAWQRALPGFWQPLRNTLLIAAATTAFSLLLVVSALEHEFRQGRQQTTSAWILYVPLITPQVAFLFGLVVIAESLHLQPGIGLVMLAHLLFILPYTYLTLAGPYRHLDPRWLQMAASLGVTPGRSFWRIRLPLLLAPLLTSAAIGMAISVSLFLPTQMAGAGRVATVTTEAVALASGGNASIIAVWAVLQTLVPMLGFLIALMIPRLVWRKRQGMQDLH, encoded by the coding sequence GTGCTTCGCCTCGCTTACCCTGTACTGTTTTCCCTACTGCTGATCGTTACCGCGCTGGGCCTGCTGGTCGCCCTGTTACCCGCGCTCGGCTATTTCCCCGCCATCGGCGGCACCGAACTGACGTTCAATCACTGGCAGCAACTGGCGCTTGTCCCCGGCATCGGCCACAGCATTCAGGTCAGCCTGCTGGCAGGCCTGGTGACCCCGGTGATTTCGCTGGCAGCGGTATTCCTGTTCCTGGCCAGTGCCTCTGGTGGCCGCCTGGACAGCTGGATCAGGCGCCTGGCATCGCCGGTTCTTGCTGTCCCCCATGCGGCGGCAGCATTTGGTCTGGCATTTCTTATCGCCCCTTCAGGATTCCTGTTCCGCCTGGTTTCCCCCGTTCCGAGCGGCTGGGAGCGGGCTCCTGACCTGTTGATTGTCAATGACAGCTGGGGACTCAGTATGATTACCGGGCTTATCCTCAAAGAAATTCCGTTTCTCTTGCTGATGGCCCTGGCAGCCCTGCCCCAACTCAACCCCGGCGAGCGGGTCAGAATGGCCAGATCACTCGGCTACAGCCCGGTCATCGCCTGGCTGAAAGTAGTGGCACCTGGCCTCTATCCTTTGCTGCGGCTGCCTCTGTTCGCGGTTATCGCCTTCGCCTCTGCCACGGTGGATGTCGCCATCATCCTCGGCCCCACCCTGCCACCAACCCTGAGTGTCATGTTATTGAGCTGGTTCAACGACCCCGACCTGCAGCAGCGGTTCCTTGCCGGGACAGCAGCCATGTTACAACTGGCGCTTAGCCTCGGCGCCATTGGAACCTGGTTGCTGGGCGAACGCCTGATAGCCCGCCTGTATCACTTCTGGGTAGCCCGGGGCACCCGCAGCCGCGGTGAATGGCTACTGCATCTGCTTGGGCGCACCGTTCTGCCGCTGGCATTGGGTACCATGATCATCAGCCTGATTATCCTGCTGGTCCATTCGCTATCCGGCCTGTGGCAATTTCCGGCCGCCCTGCCCGCGGACTGGAGTTTGCATGCCTGGCAGCGGGCGCTACCAGGTTTCTGGCAACCCCTGCGCAATACCCTGCTCATTGCCGCGGCTACTACCGCCTTTTCCCTGCTACTCGTGGTCAGCGCCCTGGAACACGAATTCCGGCAGGGGAGGCAGCAGACAACGTCCGCCTGGATCCTGTACGTGCCGCTGATCACACCCCAGGTTGCCTTTCTGTTTGGCCTGGTCGTAATCGCCGAGTCCCTGCACTTGCAGCCGGGAATTGGACTGGTGATGCTGGCCCATCTGCTGTTCATCCTCCCTTACACCTACCTCACTCTCGCAGGCCCCTATCGGCACCTGGATCCAAGGTGGCTGCAGATGGCGGCGTCTCTGGGAGTGACTCCGGGACGATCCTTCTGGCGCATCCGGCTGCCCCTGCTGCTCGCTCCGCTGCTGACCAGCGCCGCGATCGGCATGGCCATCAGCGTGAGTCTGTTTCTGCCCACCCAGATGGCTGGAGCCGGTCGGGTGGCCACAGTGACGACCGAGGCCGTAGCGCTGGCATCAGGCGGTAACGCCAGTATCATAGCGGTCTGGGCGGTACTGCAGACCCTGGTTCCCATGCTGGGCTTCTTGATCGCCCTCATGATCCCGCGACTTGTCTGGCGCAAGCGCCAGGGCATGCAGGATCTGCACTGA
- a CDS encoding ABC transporter substrate-binding protein, which yields MTCWKNDAGSDAAGAWVWWPVAVKPASAVFLLLLFGSGFASSVNGQPDPRDWQSVLQEARQQTVFFNAWGGEARINNYLAWVSNEVEVRFGVDLRHVKLADTATSVSRILAEKQAGNTTAGTVDLLWVNGENFAALKTNGLLFGPWAEQIPNFALVNAERFPEVRQDFTVPVQGLESPWLRAQLVFYYDSAVIAQPPGSIPALLDWSRRHPGEFTYPKPPDFLGTTFLKQAILELRQNTAPLYAPVEQADFAAITQVLWDYLDQLHPTLLRRGRYFPANGAQLRRLMADGDTALAFSFSPGEAVTAIANRELPASVRSYVLDGGTLSNVSFLAIPFNARSKAAAMVVSNFLLSPEAQARATRSDQMGSFTALDLDRLPASAQALFEQIERSGAAPSQADLNRKLPEPHPSWVPALEAAWLQRYSVR from the coding sequence GTGACCTGCTGGAAGAACGACGCCGGCAGCGACGCAGCCGGCGCATGGGTCTGGTGGCCAGTGGCGGTTAAACCGGCATCTGCCGTCTTCCTTTTACTGTTATTTGGCAGTGGCTTTGCCAGCTCCGTGAACGGGCAGCCCGATCCGCGCGACTGGCAGTCCGTCCTGCAGGAGGCCAGGCAGCAGACTGTGTTCTTCAACGCCTGGGGTGGCGAAGCACGCATCAATAACTACCTGGCCTGGGTGAGCAATGAAGTCGAGGTCCGGTTCGGGGTCGATTTACGCCACGTGAAGCTGGCCGACACTGCCACTTCAGTCTCCAGAATCCTGGCAGAAAAGCAGGCTGGCAATACCACGGCCGGCACCGTGGATCTGCTGTGGGTAAACGGTGAGAATTTTGCCGCGCTGAAAACCAATGGGCTATTGTTCGGCCCGTGGGCTGAGCAAATACCGAATTTCGCCCTGGTCAATGCCGAGCGCTTTCCGGAGGTGCGGCAGGATTTCACTGTGCCGGTACAGGGGCTGGAATCCCCCTGGCTCAGGGCCCAGCTGGTTTTTTACTACGACAGCGCAGTCATCGCCCAACCACCTGGATCCATCCCGGCACTGCTCGACTGGTCCCGCCGGCATCCCGGCGAGTTCACCTACCCGAAACCGCCTGACTTTCTGGGCACTACTTTTCTCAAGCAGGCCATTCTCGAATTGCGCCAGAACACAGCTCCCCTCTATGCCCCTGTCGAGCAGGCTGATTTTGCCGCAATCACCCAGGTCCTGTGGGATTATCTGGATCAGTTACACCCGACCCTGTTGCGCCGGGGACGCTATTTCCCCGCCAACGGCGCGCAACTCAGAAGGCTGATGGCTGACGGCGATACGGCCCTGGCTTTCTCCTTCTCACCCGGGGAGGCGGTTACGGCCATTGCCAATCGGGAGCTGCCGGCCTCAGTCCGGTCCTATGTGCTGGACGGCGGCACCCTGAGCAACGTGAGCTTCCTGGCCATTCCATTTAATGCCCGCAGCAAGGCCGCCGCCATGGTGGTCAGTAATTTTCTGCTGTCTCCGGAAGCGCAGGCGCGAGCCACCCGCAGCGACCAGATGGGGAGTTTCACGGCCCTGGACCTGGACAGGCTGCCCGCCTCGGCGCAGGCCCTGTTTGAGCAGATCGAGCGTAGCGGGGCAGCACCCTCCCAGGCAGATCTGAACCGCAAATTGCCGGAGCCCCATCCTTCCTGGGTGCCGGCCCTGGAAGCGGCCTGGCTGCAGCGTTATTCGGTGCGCTGA
- a CDS encoding radical SAM/SPASM domain-containing protein produces the protein MESIYYVLCWHCHRRCKHCYEERFRPYVRDELAAVVEEARRNAPAIVANLPEKMTYLELDPEDGNRYVEKTGKIILSGGDVLTDPVREAVLYPTLEAIRDKYRHNGGIRVVVQTTGDLLTPKIIDELLARDIWTLSVSGMDDYHVGMEGDKKQQLADKITGMLLAAGVKDATALGERAERGKLAGPLFSMFGATDDSWIGKLWPRGRAWQNNLSKATLADNFCNAWSGGLNFLDHQYAGSEVSIDPSGDVYPCCIKTAHPLGNLVEEPLLEILDDLAGQPALEAINAGKPERMGLTHGWSVSDYIQASSTETPAGDPYSNLCIGCDRFHREVLGDLLEERRRQRRSRRMGLVASGG, from the coding sequence ATGGAGTCTATTTATTACGTTCTATGCTGGCATTGCCACCGCCGCTGCAAGCACTGTTACGAGGAGCGCTTCCGTCCCTACGTGCGCGATGAACTGGCCGCGGTGGTGGAAGAAGCCAGGCGCAATGCACCGGCCATCGTCGCCAACCTGCCAGAAAAGATGACCTATCTGGAACTGGATCCCGAAGACGGCAACCGCTATGTCGAGAAAACCGGCAAAATCATACTTTCCGGCGGCGACGTGCTGACCGACCCCGTGCGCGAGGCGGTGCTCTACCCTACCCTGGAAGCGATCCGCGACAAGTACAGACACAACGGGGGGATCCGGGTCGTGGTGCAGACCACCGGCGATCTGCTGACCCCAAAGATTATCGACGAGCTGCTGGCGCGGGACATCTGGACACTTTCCGTTTCCGGCATGGATGACTACCACGTGGGGATGGAGGGTGATAAGAAGCAGCAGCTGGCTGACAAAATCACCGGTATGCTGCTTGCCGCGGGGGTAAAGGATGCGACGGCCCTGGGCGAGCGGGCCGAGCGCGGAAAACTGGCTGGACCGCTGTTTTCCATGTTCGGCGCCACCGATGACAGCTGGATCGGCAAACTCTGGCCGCGCGGGCGGGCCTGGCAGAATAATCTGTCGAAAGCCACCCTGGCAGATAATTTCTGCAATGCCTGGTCAGGCGGCCTGAACTTTCTCGATCATCAGTATGCCGGCTCGGAAGTCTCCATCGATCCATCGGGCGACGTCTACCCCTGTTGCATTAAAACCGCTCACCCGCTGGGCAACCTGGTCGAGGAGCCGCTGCTGGAAATACTGGATGACCTGGCTGGACAGCCGGCGCTGGAAGCCATCAATGCGGGCAAGCCGGAGCGCATGGGTCTGACCCATGGCTGGAGTGTCAGTGACTATATCCAGGCCTCCAGCACGGAGACACCGGCGGGCGATCCTTACAGCAATCTGTGTATTGGCTGCGACCGCTTCCACCGGGAAGTACTGGGTGACCTGCTGGAAGAACGACGCCGGCAGCGACGCAGCCGGCGCATGGGTCTGGTGGCCAGTGGCGGTTAA